In Afipia sp. GAS231, a single window of DNA contains:
- a CDS encoding NAD(P)/FAD-dependent oxidoreductase, translating to MIVGGGFAGIAAARALKRADVEITLIDRRNHHIFQPLLYQVATAVLSPAEIAAPIRQLEAKQKNLSVLLAEVKGINLGARTIEISSPGIGSQKREYDFLVIATGMRPSYFGHDEFAQFAPGLKSLNDAETIRTRILGAFELAESTDDEKERARQMTFVLVGGGPTGVELAASIAQLVAVTLHNNFRRIDPAKSRILLLDGGARILPTFAEKLSQKAAKRLTKLGVEVSTGVKVEKVDDQGVVAAGVRIPSATVLWTAGVSASPVVKMLGTQTDRAGRAFVGAFMDIPEAPNVFVAGDAATITQDGHPVPGVAQAAIQQGRFVGHVIANRVRGRKDGRPFRYRDKGNMAVVGKNFAILESSHLRTSGFVTWLVWAGLHVLALPQLQNRFRVQTQWFWSYLSGQRSSRLISEGPRSSAS from the coding sequence TTGATCGTCGGCGGCGGTTTCGCCGGCATCGCGGCCGCACGGGCGCTCAAGCGGGCCGATGTCGAAATCACGCTGATCGACCGGCGCAATCATCATATCTTTCAGCCACTGCTGTATCAGGTCGCCACCGCCGTTTTGTCGCCCGCCGAAATCGCGGCGCCGATCCGTCAGCTCGAGGCAAAACAGAAGAACCTCAGCGTGTTGCTGGCCGAGGTTAAGGGCATCAATCTCGGAGCCCGTACCATCGAGATCAGTAGCCCAGGCATTGGCAGCCAGAAACGCGAATACGACTTCCTGGTGATCGCCACCGGAATGCGTCCGAGCTATTTCGGCCATGACGAGTTCGCGCAGTTCGCGCCGGGCCTCAAGAGCCTCAACGACGCTGAAACGATCCGGACCAGGATCCTGGGTGCGTTCGAATTGGCTGAATCGACCGATGACGAGAAGGAACGCGCCCGCCAAATGACCTTCGTGCTCGTGGGAGGTGGCCCGACCGGCGTCGAGCTTGCCGCTTCGATCGCTCAACTGGTCGCGGTGACCCTGCACAACAATTTCCGCAGGATCGACCCCGCCAAGAGCCGGATTTTGTTACTCGACGGCGGCGCCCGTATTCTTCCGACTTTTGCAGAGAAGCTCTCACAAAAAGCAGCCAAGCGACTAACCAAACTCGGCGTCGAGGTTTCGACCGGCGTCAAGGTCGAGAAGGTTGACGACCAGGGCGTGGTCGCGGCAGGCGTCCGGATTCCCAGCGCCACGGTGCTTTGGACAGCGGGCGTCAGCGCCTCGCCGGTGGTGAAAATGCTGGGCACGCAGACGGACCGCGCCGGGCGCGCTTTCGTGGGTGCCTTCATGGACATTCCCGAAGCCCCCAACGTATTTGTGGCGGGCGACGCGGCCACGATAACCCAGGATGGTCACCCCGTCCCCGGCGTGGCGCAGGCAGCCATTCAACAGGGACGATTCGTCGGGCATGTCATCGCCAACCGTGTCAGAGGACGCAAGGACGGTCGGCCTTTTCGATACCGCGACAAAGGCAATATGGCGGTGGTCGGCAAGAATTTTGCTATCCTCGAGTCCAGTCATTTGCGAACCAGCGGCTTTGTGACCTGGCTGGTGTGGGCTGGGCTGCACGTGCTCGCGCTGCCGCAGCTTCAGAACCGGTTCCGCGTTCAAACGCAATGGTTCTGGTCTTATCTGTCCGGACAACGGAGCTCACGGCTGATTTCCGAAGGGCCGCGATCGTCCGCGTCATAG
- the cyoB gene encoding cytochrome o ubiquinol oxidase subunit I, with the protein MNLLGKLDWSAIPLDQPIIMGASGGMVLVIVAILSWVTLKGYVPYLWREWITSVDHKRIGIMYIVLALIMLLRGFADAIMMRAQQAVAAGGAQGYLPPEHFDQIFSAHGTIMIFFMAMPFVIGMMNFVVPLQLGVRDMAFPTLNSVALGLTASGILLTNISLAVGEFSKAGWVAYPPLSELQYSPGVGVDYYLCALQISGVGTLMTGINFVATILKTRAPGMSYMRMPVFCWTSLAANLLIVAAFPVLTATLAMLLLDRYLGFHFFTTDGQGNAMMYVNLFWVWGHPEVYILVLPAFGIFSEVVSTFSGKPLFGYRSMVAATMAICVLSFVVWLHHFFTMGASANVNGFFGVMTMIIAVPTGVKVFNWLFTMYGGRLRFTVPILWSIGFMVTFVIGGMTGVLMAVPPADFQLHNSLFLIAHFHNVIIGGTLFGLMAGYNYWFPKAFGFQLDERWGRVSFWCWLIGFYIAFMPLYALGLMGMTRRMQHYDVASWQPWLVVAAFGVVVILVGIVSQVIQLVVSIRNREQLKVTADPWNGRTLEWATASPPPAWNFAVLPQVRGLDALWNRKQRERTQAQPIQEKFEPIEVPKNSATGFIIAFFAVVAGFAMIWHIWWMAGAGAIGIFLTMLAFAFRDEEEIEIPAEQVARFEQANQAEIAV; encoded by the coding sequence ATGAATCTACTCGGCAAGCTTGATTGGAGCGCGATTCCCCTCGACCAGCCCATCATCATGGGCGCTTCGGGCGGCATGGTTCTGGTCATCGTAGCCATCCTTTCGTGGGTCACTCTCAAGGGTTATGTGCCGTATCTCTGGCGGGAGTGGATCACCTCGGTCGACCACAAGCGCATCGGCATCATGTACATCGTCCTCGCGCTGATCATGCTGCTGCGCGGCTTTGCCGACGCCATCATGATGCGGGCGCAGCAGGCGGTCGCGGCGGGCGGCGCGCAGGGATACCTGCCGCCCGAGCACTTCGACCAAATCTTCTCGGCGCATGGCACGATCATGATCTTCTTCATGGCGATGCCGTTCGTGATCGGGATGATGAATTTCGTGGTGCCGCTGCAGCTCGGCGTCCGTGACATGGCCTTTCCGACCCTGAACTCGGTGGCGCTCGGGCTGACCGCATCGGGTATTCTCCTGACGAATATTTCGCTCGCGGTCGGTGAGTTCTCGAAGGCCGGCTGGGTCGCCTATCCGCCGCTGAGCGAGCTGCAATATTCGCCCGGGGTCGGCGTCGACTATTACCTCTGCGCCCTACAGATCTCCGGCGTCGGCACGTTGATGACGGGCATAAACTTCGTCGCAACGATCCTGAAAACGCGCGCACCGGGGATGAGCTATATGCGCATGCCGGTGTTCTGCTGGACGTCGCTCGCGGCGAACCTGCTCATCGTCGCGGCCTTTCCGGTTCTGACCGCGACCCTGGCGATGCTGCTGCTCGATCGCTACCTCGGCTTTCATTTCTTCACGACCGACGGCCAGGGCAACGCGATGATGTACGTCAACCTGTTCTGGGTTTGGGGTCACCCCGAAGTCTACATCCTGGTCTTGCCGGCATTCGGCATTTTTTCCGAGGTCGTCTCGACCTTCTCCGGCAAGCCGTTGTTTGGCTATCGCTCCATGGTTGCCGCGACGATGGCGATTTGCGTGCTGTCATTCGTTGTCTGGCTGCACCACTTCTTCACCATGGGCGCCAGCGCGAACGTCAACGGCTTCTTCGGTGTCATGACGATGATCATCGCCGTGCCGACCGGCGTCAAAGTCTTCAACTGGCTGTTCACGATGTACGGCGGCCGCCTCCGGTTCACCGTCCCGATCCTGTGGTCGATCGGCTTCATGGTGACGTTCGTGATCGGCGGCATGACCGGCGTGTTGATGGCGGTGCCTCCCGCCGACTTCCAGCTGCACAACAGCCTGTTCCTGATCGCGCATTTCCACAATGTCATCATCGGCGGCACGTTGTTCGGGCTGATGGCGGGTTACAATTACTGGTTCCCCAAGGCATTCGGCTTCCAGCTCGACGAACGATGGGGCCGGGTTTCGTTCTGGTGCTGGCTGATCGGCTTCTACATCGCCTTCATGCCGCTCTACGCGCTGGGTCTCATGGGCATGACCCGCCGCATGCAGCATTACGACGTCGCCAGCTGGCAACCATGGTTGGTGGTCGCGGCGTTCGGCGTCGTCGTCATTCTCGTTGGCATCGTCAGCCAGGTCATCCAGCTCGTGGTGTCGATCCGCAACCGCGAACAACTGAAGGTGACGGCGGACCCGTGGAACGGTCGCACGCTGGAATGGGCGACCGCTTCGCCGCCGCCAGCCTGGAATTTCGCCGTGCTTCCGCAGGTCAGAGGTCTCGACGCTCTCTGGAACAGGAAGCAGCGCGAGCGGACGCAAGCCCAGCCGATACAGGAAAAATTCGAGCCGATCGAGGTGCCGAAAAACAGCGCGACCGGCTTCATCATCGCCTTTTTCGCCGTTGTCGCCGGCTTTGCCATGATCTGGCACATCTGGTGGATGGCGGGTGCGGGCGCGATCGGAATCTTTCTGACCATGCTTGCCTTCGCGTTTCGCGACGAAGAGGAAATCGAAATTCCGGCCGAGCAGGTTGCGCGTTTCGAACAGGCGAACCAGGCGGAGATTGCAGTATGA
- a CDS encoding acyl-CoA dehydrogenase family protein, with amino-acid sequence MPTATAASKAAAPKPAPVPNGDFYQLVDLLTPEERALVKKVRTYMETKVQPVINKYWSEDAFPFELLPSFKELGLGGLGFEGYGCAGGSQKLFGFVAMELARTDASFCTFFGVHSGLAMGSIYLDGSEEQKQKWLPPMARWEKIGCFGLTEPLVGSGTSGGLTTTAKREGDTWILNGQKRWIGNAPWCDISIIWARDLADNQVKGFIVENKSTPGFSVEKIEHKIALKVVQNGQITLKDVRVPEANRLQGGNSFRDTARVLRMTRYMVGWASTGIQMGAFEATVKYAQERLQFGKPIASFQMIQDLLAKMLANLTACQCLMLRLATLDDEGKLGDHHAALAKAFCTAKSRETVSWGREVLGGNGIVADYNVARFFADAEALYSYEGTYQMQNLIVGKAITGHGAFI; translated from the coding sequence ATGCCCACTGCAACCGCAGCCAGCAAGGCCGCCGCACCGAAGCCGGCGCCCGTACCCAACGGCGACTTCTATCAGTTGGTCGACCTGCTCACTCCTGAGGAGAGAGCGCTCGTCAAAAAGGTACGGACCTACATGGAGACCAAGGTCCAGCCGGTCATCAACAAGTACTGGTCCGAGGATGCGTTTCCGTTCGAATTGCTGCCTTCGTTCAAGGAGCTTGGCCTCGGCGGACTCGGTTTTGAGGGTTATGGCTGCGCGGGCGGTAGCCAAAAACTGTTCGGCTTCGTCGCGATGGAATTGGCGCGTACCGACGCATCGTTCTGCACCTTTTTCGGCGTCCACAGCGGCCTGGCCATGGGCTCGATCTATCTCGATGGATCGGAGGAGCAGAAGCAGAAATGGCTGCCGCCGATGGCGCGCTGGGAAAAGATCGGTTGCTTCGGCTTGACCGAGCCGCTGGTCGGTTCGGGAACCAGCGGCGGTCTGACCACCACGGCCAAGCGTGAAGGCGATACCTGGATTCTCAATGGCCAGAAGCGGTGGATCGGCAATGCGCCGTGGTGCGACATTTCCATCATCTGGGCGCGCGACCTTGCCGACAATCAGGTGAAGGGATTCATCGTCGAGAACAAGTCGACGCCCGGCTTCAGCGTCGAGAAGATCGAGCACAAGATTGCGCTCAAGGTGGTCCAGAACGGCCAGATCACGCTGAAGGATGTGCGGGTGCCGGAAGCGAACCGCCTGCAGGGCGGCAACTCGTTCCGCGATACTGCGCGCGTGCTGCGGATGACGCGATACATGGTGGGTTGGGCCTCGACCGGCATCCAGATGGGCGCGTTCGAAGCAACCGTCAAGTACGCGCAGGAGCGGCTGCAATTCGGCAAGCCGATCGCTTCGTTCCAGATGATCCAGGATCTGCTCGCCAAGATGCTGGCCAATCTGACCGCGTGCCAGTGCCTGATGCTCCGGCTGGCGACGCTCGATGACGAAGGCAAGCTCGGCGACCATCATGCAGCGCTGGCGAAGGCGTTCTGCACGGCGAAATCGCGCGAGACCGTCTCATGGGGACGTGAGGTCCTGGGCGGTAACGGCATCGTCGCCGACTACAATGTCGCGCGCTTCTTCGCCGATGCCGAGGCGCTGTACTCCTACGAAGGCACCTATCAGATGCAGAATCTGATCGTCGGCAAGGCCATCACCGGTCACGGCGCCTTCATCTGA
- a CDS encoding enoyl-CoA hydratase — protein MDEIVTEHAGSILRVQFNRPIKRNAMTSAMYVALADIFNKAANAENTRVVLWHGAGDSFCAGNDIEDFLKNPPGPGESPQAGLMHAFVNFDKPIVVAVQGAAIGGGTTMLTHCDFIYAGEGAKFQMPFINLGLVPEFGSSCSVPARIGHLRAAELILLGAPFDAKRAAELGLVTEVVSDKDVLTRATETARKLAARPAAALQASKRLMKQPFREQLKAAMKAENEEFSVQVRSEDAKEAFSAFLEKRKPDFTRSVRAQATA, from the coding sequence ATGGATGAGATCGTTACCGAACATGCGGGAAGCATCCTGCGGGTCCAGTTCAACCGCCCGATCAAGCGGAATGCGATGACGTCGGCCATGTACGTGGCTCTCGCCGACATTTTCAACAAAGCGGCGAACGCCGAGAACACGCGCGTCGTGCTTTGGCACGGCGCGGGAGACTCGTTTTGTGCGGGCAACGATATCGAGGACTTTCTCAAAAATCCTCCGGGGCCGGGCGAATCGCCGCAAGCCGGCCTCATGCACGCCTTCGTCAATTTCGACAAACCGATCGTCGTGGCGGTCCAGGGCGCGGCGATCGGCGGCGGCACCACCATGCTGACGCACTGCGACTTCATCTACGCGGGCGAGGGCGCGAAATTCCAGATGCCCTTCATCAATCTCGGTCTCGTACCGGAATTCGGATCGAGCTGCTCGGTGCCGGCGCGGATCGGGCATCTCCGTGCGGCGGAGTTGATCTTGCTTGGAGCTCCCTTCGATGCCAAGCGCGCCGCGGAATTGGGGCTGGTCACCGAGGTCGTGTCCGACAAGGACGTGCTGACGCGGGCGACCGAGACGGCGCGGAAGCTGGCAGCGAGGCCGGCGGCCGCGCTGCAGGCCAGCAAGAGGCTCATGAAGCAGCCATTCCGTGAACAGCTTAAGGCGGCGATGAAGGCCGAGAACGAAGAGTTCAGCGTGCAAGTCCGCTCCGAGGACGCCAAAGAGGCGTTCTCGGCTTTCCTGGAAAAGCGCAAGCCGGACTTCACGCGATCAGTCAGAGCTCAGGCGACCGCATAA
- a CDS encoding CaiB/BaiF CoA-transferase family protein, with protein sequence MASDNIFSGLKVVDLASFIAGPSAAVILSDFGADVIKVEPPSGELWRHAHNMPPQPVAEDPYPWHLANRNKRGIALDLKSPSAHAVLEKLVKWADVLIVNTPHPARARLKLNYEDVLPWNPRLIYADITGFGDKGPDADLPGFDITSYWARSGLLSMTRDAGAPPTWPVAGSGDNATAVGLYSAIVTALYRRERTGEGAHVTTSLLAEGVWSASVSIQAALCEAKFFGLHDRMHPANAAMNVYRAKDDTWFVLIITPDKVAAVAKAIGRPDLLTDPRFSDPAKLMANMPQLTAILDETFCGEPMGHWYEVFNGVHVTFGAVRGPQEVIKDPQLQANDIIVPLSGAGGKLTSTISSPLQVHGVAKVPARRAPKIGEHNDEVLRQLGFSATEIDGLRASGAVPKPREHAA encoded by the coding sequence ATGGCTAGCGACAATATTTTCTCTGGACTGAAAGTGGTGGATCTGGCGAGCTTTATCGCCGGCCCCAGCGCCGCGGTGATCCTGTCGGATTTCGGCGCCGACGTTATCAAGGTGGAGCCGCCGAGCGGCGAGCTCTGGCGACACGCGCACAACATGCCGCCGCAGCCAGTCGCCGAGGATCCTTATCCCTGGCACCTCGCCAACCGCAACAAGCGGGGTATCGCGCTCGATCTGAAGTCACCGAGCGCCCATGCGGTTCTCGAAAAGCTGGTCAAATGGGCCGACGTGCTCATCGTCAATACGCCGCATCCGGCGCGCGCGCGGCTGAAGCTCAATTACGAGGACGTGCTGCCGTGGAACCCGCGATTGATCTATGCCGACATCACGGGCTTCGGCGACAAGGGACCGGATGCGGATCTGCCGGGCTTCGATATCACGTCGTATTGGGCACGCAGCGGTCTGCTGTCGATGACGCGCGATGCCGGCGCACCGCCAACTTGGCCGGTGGCCGGCAGCGGCGATAATGCCACCGCCGTTGGGCTTTATTCGGCGATCGTCACCGCGCTCTATCGGCGTGAGCGCACCGGGGAGGGAGCGCATGTCACGACCTCGCTTCTCGCGGAGGGCGTGTGGTCCGCCAGCGTCTCGATCCAGGCGGCGCTGTGCGAGGCAAAATTCTTCGGGCTGCACGATCGCATGCACCCCGCCAATGCGGCGATGAATGTCTATCGCGCCAAGGATGACACCTGGTTCGTTCTCATCATAACGCCGGACAAGGTTGCAGCCGTGGCAAAAGCCATCGGTCGGCCCGATCTTCTGACCGATCCGCGCTTTTCCGATCCGGCGAAGCTGATGGCGAATATGCCGCAGCTCACGGCGATCCTCGACGAGACCTTCTGTGGCGAGCCGATGGGGCATTGGTATGAGGTCTTCAACGGCGTCCACGTGACGTTCGGCGCCGTGCGTGGGCCGCAGGAAGTGATCAAGGATCCTCAACTTCAGGCCAACGACATCATCGTTCCGCTCAGCGGCGCCGGCGGCAAGCTGACGTCTACCATCTCGAGCCCGCTTCAGGTGCATGGCGTCGCCAAAGTCCCCGCCAGGCGCGCCCCGAAGATTGGAGAACACAACGACGAGGTGCTCCGGCAGCTCGGATTCAGTGCGACCGAAATCGATGGTCTGCGCGCGAGCGGGGCCGTTCCGAAACCAAGAGAACACGCGGCCTAA
- a CDS encoding enoyl-CoA hydratase-related protein translates to MASQAAPLTPSPATVPGSSPRAALALANVLYEKNGSIAYVTVNRPKVLNALNTPTWTDLKAAFEDARVDASVHGVILTGAGDKAFIAGADISELANVDAYDAEESSRFGQGVLDLVENLGKPVIAAINGFALGGGCETAMACTIRIAVEHAKFGQPEVKLGLLPGGGGTQRLPRLVGKGRALQLILTGETISAQEAYRIGLVNEVVPAASLIDRAETILKQIMANAPIAVKFSLEAANRGMDTSQAEGFALEASYFGICAATEDKKEGTSAFLEKRAPKFHGR, encoded by the coding sequence ATGGCTTCGCAAGCTGCACCGCTCACCCCTTCGCCTGCAACCGTACCCGGCTCCTCGCCCAGGGCGGCATTGGCGCTCGCGAATGTCCTGTACGAGAAAAACGGTTCGATCGCCTATGTGACGGTCAATCGGCCCAAGGTGCTCAACGCGCTCAATACGCCGACCTGGACCGATTTGAAGGCCGCATTCGAGGACGCAAGGGTCGACGCATCCGTGCACGGCGTGATTCTTACCGGCGCGGGCGACAAGGCCTTCATCGCCGGCGCCGATATCTCCGAACTTGCGAATGTCGACGCCTATGACGCGGAGGAGTCTAGCCGGTTCGGGCAGGGCGTGCTCGATCTGGTCGAAAATCTCGGCAAGCCGGTGATCGCAGCCATCAATGGCTTTGCGCTTGGCGGCGGCTGCGAGACGGCGATGGCTTGCACGATCCGGATCGCCGTCGAGCATGCCAAATTCGGGCAGCCCGAGGTGAAACTCGGGCTGTTGCCAGGCGGTGGCGGTACGCAGCGCCTGCCGCGCCTGGTCGGCAAGGGTCGTGCGTTGCAGCTGATCCTCACCGGCGAGACGATTTCCGCGCAGGAGGCCTATCGCATCGGCCTCGTCAACGAAGTCGTTCCTGCAGCCAGCCTGATCGATCGCGCCGAAACGATCCTGAAGCAGATCATGGCCAATGCGCCGATCGCCGTGAAGTTCTCGCTGGAGGCGGCCAACAGGGGGATGGACACCAGCCAGGCCGAGGGATTTGCGCTCGAGGCGTCCTATTTCGGCATCTGCGCGGCGACGGAAGACAAGAAGGAAGGCACCTCTGCCTTTCTCGAGAAGCGTGCACCGAAGTTCCACGGACGGTGA
- the cyoA gene encoding ubiquinol oxidase subunit II: protein MRYGLLAVILIGVATLGGCTEGVLDPKGPIAAADRQILLNALGIMLAIVIPVILATLGVAFWFRASNGRARYRPNFAYSGRLEMLVWSIPAMTVFLVGGVAWVGSHDLSPRKPIASTVKPLRVQVASLDWKWLFIYPDQGVASVNYLAIPAGTPVSFELTSSGVMNSFFVPQLGSQIYTMAGMVTRLHLQADQPGSYRGMSAQYSGEGFADMYFNVEAVAPEKFSEWVDTARNVGPELTVTTYAQLAKPSAAVAPFTYRSVAPGLFDSIREADGAMSHGNPVSMRAEK from the coding sequence ATGCGATACGGTCTACTTGCCGTTATCCTGATCGGTGTCGCGACGCTCGGCGGCTGCACGGAAGGCGTGCTCGATCCGAAAGGACCGATTGCCGCCGCCGACCGACAGATTCTGCTCAACGCGCTCGGCATCATGCTGGCGATCGTAATCCCGGTGATCCTTGCCACGCTCGGCGTTGCCTTCTGGTTTCGTGCATCAAACGGGCGTGCGCGCTATCGGCCGAATTTTGCCTATTCAGGCCGCCTCGAAATGCTGGTCTGGTCGATCCCCGCGATGACCGTGTTCCTGGTGGGCGGCGTGGCGTGGGTGGGCTCACATGACTTGAGCCCGCGCAAACCGATCGCATCCACCGTGAAGCCGCTGCGGGTCCAGGTCGCCTCGCTCGACTGGAAATGGCTGTTCATCTATCCCGATCAGGGCGTTGCAAGCGTCAACTACCTGGCGATCCCTGCAGGCACGCCTGTCAGCTTCGAGCTGACGTCCTCGGGCGTGATGAACAGCTTCTTTGTGCCGCAGCTCGGCAGCCAGATCTACACCATGGCCGGAATGGTGACCCGCCTTCACCTGCAGGCCGACCAGCCGGGAAGCTACCGCGGAATGTCGGCGCAATACAGCGGCGAGGGCTTTGCGGATATGTACTTCAACGTCGAAGCCGTTGCTCCCGAAAAATTCTCTGAGTGGGTGGATACCGCACGCAACGTCGGCCCGGAGCTGACTGTCACAACCTACGCGCAGCTCGCCAAGCCGAGCGCTGCGGTGGCGCCATTCACCTATCGGTCGGTTGCGCCCGGTCTGTTTGACAGCATCCGGGAAGCCGACGGCGCGATGTCTCACGGAAATCCGGTGTCAATGAGGGCGGAAAAATGA
- a CDS encoding heme o synthase produces the protein MNVKSIAGQLGERRARAALSSHSDGPLARDRGVSDFVTLTKPRVMMLAVFTALVGMSCAPGRLDPVMTVVAVLAIAAGAGAAGVLNMWYDADIDAVMSRTAMRPIPRGKISRFEALVFGLVLAGFAVVGLALATNLTAAGLLAGTILFYIVVYTAWLKRATPQNIVIGGAAGALPPVIGWAAATGNVGLESLTLFLIIFLWTPPHFWALALNRTDDYARAGVPMLPVVAGRTAATRQIRIYSGLLALAAELPWVLGFAGTVYGAIVAICGALFLLFALQLNRSVEADRRPAHRLFVFSIVYLFVLFAALLIDHGRGPFSLMRLSHGGRGVQVYAECQPAVIRNACRTVNFSEV, from the coding sequence ATGAACGTCAAATCCATTGCGGGCCAGCTCGGGGAAAGACGAGCTCGCGCCGCCTTATCGTCTCATTCCGACGGGCCGCTTGCTCGGGATCGGGGTGTATCCGATTTCGTCACCCTCACGAAACCTCGTGTGATGATGCTTGCGGTCTTCACCGCGCTCGTTGGAATGAGCTGCGCTCCAGGTCGGCTCGATCCGGTAATGACTGTTGTCGCAGTTCTTGCCATCGCCGCGGGAGCTGGAGCCGCCGGCGTGCTCAACATGTGGTACGATGCCGATATCGATGCGGTCATGAGCCGCACTGCGATGCGGCCAATTCCCCGCGGCAAAATCTCCCGGTTCGAGGCACTTGTCTTTGGCCTCGTTCTGGCCGGGTTCGCTGTGGTGGGTCTTGCGCTGGCGACGAATCTCACGGCGGCCGGACTGTTGGCCGGCACCATCCTCTTTTATATTGTCGTCTACACGGCGTGGCTGAAGCGGGCTACGCCACAGAACATCGTCATCGGCGGTGCTGCCGGAGCGCTGCCGCCCGTGATCGGCTGGGCTGCGGCGACCGGAAACGTCGGGCTTGAGTCGCTTACGCTGTTCCTCATCATCTTCCTTTGGACGCCGCCGCATTTCTGGGCTCTCGCGCTCAATCGTACCGACGATTATGCCCGCGCCGGCGTTCCCATGCTGCCGGTGGTGGCGGGAAGGACGGCAGCGACGCGGCAGATCCGGATTTATAGCGGCCTGCTGGCTCTGGCGGCGGAGCTGCCCTGGGTGCTGGGATTTGCAGGCACGGTGTATGGCGCGATCGTCGCGATCTGCGGTGCACTTTTCCTTCTGTTCGCGCTCCAGCTGAACAGGAGCGTTGAGGCCGATCGCCGCCCGGCTCACAGGTTATTCGTGTTCTCTATCGTTTATCTGTTCGTGCTGTTTGCGGCGCTCCTGATCGATCATGGACGTGGCCCATTCTCGCTCATGAGGTTGTCGCATGGTGGCCGCGGCGTCCAGGTGTACGCCGAATGTCAACCAGCCGTCATCCGCAACGCCTGCCGCACCGTCAACTTCAGCGAGGTCTAA
- a CDS encoding NADPH-dependent FMN reductase → MDKPMNVCVLVGSLRKASLNGMLANALMSLAPASLKLETVEIGQLPFFNQDLESGSSPAQWTTFRQRIKAVDAVLFVTPEYNRSVPAALKNALDVGSRPYGSSVWDRKPGAIASCSPSAIGAFGANHHLRQSLVFLNVPTMQQPEAYLGHADKLFDENGKLVNDGTRKFLQDFMQAFANWVETNRS, encoded by the coding sequence ATGGATAAACCGATGAATGTGTGCGTGCTGGTTGGAAGCCTGCGGAAGGCGTCGCTCAACGGGATGCTGGCGAATGCACTGATGTCGCTCGCGCCAGCTTCGCTGAAGCTCGAAACCGTCGAGATCGGGCAATTGCCGTTTTTCAATCAGGATCTGGAAAGCGGTTCGTCGCCGGCGCAATGGACCACGTTCCGGCAGCGCATCAAGGCCGTCGACGCGGTGCTGTTCGTCACGCCCGAGTACAACCGGTCGGTGCCGGCCGCTCTCAAGAATGCGCTGGATGTCGGCTCCAGGCCGTATGGAAGCAGCGTCTGGGACCGCAAGCCCGGAGCGATTGCAAGCTGCTCGCCGAGCGCGATCGGGGCCTTCGGGGCCAACCATCATCTGAGGCAGTCGCTGGTGTTTCTGAACGTGCCGACCATGCAGCAACCCGAAGCCTATCTCGGACATGCCGACAAGCTGTTCGACGAAAACGGCAAGCTCGTCAACGATGGTACCCGCAAATTCCTGCAGGACTTCATGCAGGCGTTCGCGAATTGGGTCGAGACGAATCGCTCTTAA